The bacterium genome contains the following window.
CCTCCGCATTGGAATTGACCACATAGAGCCGGTTCGCGGCCACGTCGAAGGCCATGGCAGATGGAGTGGCGAGCCCATCGCCGAGCTCCGGAAAGATGCTCCCGCTCTGGGCGCAGCCCGAGACGAGAATCACAAAAGATATTAATGAAATGAGGATTCGAGCCATGGAATTGAAGGGCTATTATCCAAAAAAACCCAGGGTGTCTATAGAAAAGCTCGCTATTTTTGGACCAATCAACGCCTTGGAATACAAGGCGATATCAGGCTATTCCAAAGAGCCTGCGGGCCTCGGCCGGGCTCGCCACCGGCCTTCCGATCTCTCCGGTGATTCGCGCCACGCGCGCGACGAGCTGTGCGTTTGATTTTGCGAGCTCGCCCTTGTGAAAATAGACGTTGTCCTCGAACCCAACGCGCACGTGGCCGCCGTACGCGACCGCGGCGACGGCGCACGGGGTCTCGTAGCGGCCGATGCCAGCCACGGCCCAGGTGTCGTCAGGATCGACGAGGCCCGTCATGAACGAAAGGTTTTTGAGCTCTCCCGAAAGCCCGCCGTCCACGCCCATCACGAACTGGTAGTGCACCGGCTTCTTGAGCAGACCCTTCTTCACAAGGCGCCTTGCCGCCTCCACGTCGCCAGCGTCGTAGACTTCGACCTCCGGCACCACGCCGAGCTTCTGCATCTCTCCGGCAAGCGCACGCACGTCCCTGGGGTGGTTGAGAAAGATGTCGTCGCCGAAGTTCATGGAGGCGAGGTTGAGCGAAGCCATCTCCGGTTTCAGCGCGACGATCGGCGCGACCCTCTTCTCCATCGGCTCGCCCACCGCGCCGCCGGTGGAGATCTGGATGATCGTCTCCTTCGGACAGGCCTTGCGTATCGCCTCGATCGAGGCGCGGAAGCGGTCGAGGGACTGGGTGGCGACGCCCTTTTCATCGCGCACGTGCAGGTGGATGACCGCTGCGCCGGCCTTCACGCATTCGGAGGCCTCTCGCGCCTGCTCCTCGGGCGTGATCGGGAGGTTCGGGTTCATATCGCGCGTGGTCTCGGCCCCGGTGATGGCTGCGGTGATTATGAGAGGATGCATGCCGCCCCCTTTCCAGATGCGCAGGGATATAATAACGATCCGGAGTTGGCCACAAAAAAATCGCGGGTTTCATTCGACGTAGAGCATATCCACCGCGTCGCCCTGCCTCTGGAAAGCGATGAAGTTGGCGGCCAGGGTCTCCAGCTCGTCGTCGCGCGCGCGTATGCAGCCGTGGGTCCTTGATGTGTGCCTGTTGTAGCGGCCGCCGTGCACGAAGAGGCCCCGGTTCCATGCGATCCGATCGACGCCTCCCGTCGGCGCGCCGACCCTGAAACGTATCCGGCCCTGCGATACGTTGTAGCTGCCGTCCATCACACCTGCCCAGCCCGGCCCTGAGACCCTGCTCTCGCCCGGCAGCGGGTGGCCCAGCCCGAACCTTCGGTAAAAATCATTCCTGTATTGCACGGAGTAAAACTCCGGGACGCCTATCGTGAACTCACCGTCGGGCACGGGCCCCCTGCCGCCCACGACCGCGGGATCCACCTTCGGCCTCGTCGTGCGGTTGGCTGCCTGATACTCGGTGACGAGATAGCCCTCGCCGTCGAAGAGCATCATGGTCTCCCTGTCACGATCGAAGAAGAGGCTCGCCAGACCCCAAGGGTCCCAATTGGATATCGGGTCGCCCTGCGCATAGGCGTAGAGGTTGATCTCGCCCACGCCCGCGTCGAAGGCACCATCAGCGAACCACCTGCCGAACGGATACGCGCCAAATGATTCCATGGAGCCGAGCGGGCGATTGGGGATCGCGGCGCGCGAGGCCTGTCCCTGGCCCGCGTGATACGACAGCCCTGGCGCCATCTCGAATGTCGCATCCGCGTATTGCGGAAATTTGTAGCCAAGCGGATCCGGCGTCGCGAAGGCGGCGATGCGAGGCACGTAATGCCTGTAGCGCATATACACCAGGCCGTCCGCCACATCGTGGAGCTGGCCCGCGAACCCGAACGGGTGCCTCCTGCCCATGCAAACTTCCACATCGATCGCCTCGCCATACGGATGGAAGTCGCAGCGCTGGCTCAGCGCCCCCTCCTCGACCGCGGCTCTGGCCGAGGCATTGCCATCGGTCACGATCGAGGAGGTATGATCGCCGCGGAGATAGGCGAGCGGCGCGGCCAACCCCTCCGCGTGCGCAAAGTCGAAGCGCTCCTCCTCGTCGTCGTAAAAAGAGGCCAGCCTCCATCCGTCCCAGATGAAGCGCGCGTAAGTGTCCCCCTCGCCCCCCTCGATGACGAGCCTCGCGAATGCGTCGTAGCGCCTGCGGTGATAGAGCTCAGAGGGGGTGATAATGGAGGAGAGCCTGCCGAACGGATCGTAGCCGTACCTTTGCTCCCCATCCGAAATCAGCCTGCCCGCGCCGTCGTATTCGAAGAGGAGCTCCCCGCCTTGGCTCGATGACGACACGACCTGGTTGAGGGCGTTGTATCGCATGCGGCGCACGCCGCTTCCGTCGTCCATGGCCAGCACGTTGCCCGCAGGATCGTATTCATACCCGTAGCTGATCGCGCCGACGGAGGCCGCCTCCGTCAACCTCCCCAGCCCGTCGCGGCCGTATCGAATCGTGGCGTCCAAGAGGGAATCGTTCGTCGAGACCACCTTGCCTGCGCCGTCCCTCTCGCGCTTCCACGATGCGAGGAGATCGTCTCCTCTCGCATATCTCCTGGAGATCTCCCTCCCCCACGCGTCGCGATCCACTGAAAGAGAGACGCCGTCAGCCATCTTCGCGGCAATGAGGTTGCCCAGCGGATCCCGGGAGATCTGCGCCACACTGCCCTTCGGCCCCATCATGGAGGCGAGCCCGCCCGCGGCGTCGTAGGCGTAATACAGCGACCCGCCGCCGGGGAGGGAGAGCGCGATCCGTCTCCCTGCGTCGTCGAAGCTCCTCACTATCCACGAATCCCCGGAGCCCTCTGCGATTGGCCTCGACATGGAATCGTAAGCGATGCGCACCTCTGAATCGTCCCACGAATCAGAGGGATCGTTCTCGTCGAAGGCCCGCAGAAGCCTCCCCATGCCGTCGTATTCAAATGTTTGAATAGTCGCCCTCTCCCTAACCCCTGCCTGTCCGGCAGGCAGGCTCTCCCCTCGAGGGAGAGGGAAGGGTGAGGGGGCGCCCTGCGTTGCAGTGCGCCTCGTCATCCTGCCTGCAGGGTCGCGCTCGATCTCCATCACGCCGCCATCCCTGTTTATCATCTTCGACACGCGGCCTGCGCCGTCGTACGCGCTCCTCTGTTCCGAGCCGTCCGCAAATCGCTCGATCGAGAGCCTGTCCTGGGCGTCGTATTCAAAGGAGGTTCGGTTCCCGTTGGGGTCCACGATCGCTGCGAGCCTTCCGTTGCCGTCCCATCCGAACTTGGCCATGGACTTAAGGCCATCCCCCTGCCTTGCGATCGCGATGCGCCTGCCCATGTCGTCGTATTCGAAGATCGATTCGATGCCGGAGGGATCCATCGCCGACCGAAGCAGCCCCATGCCGTCATATCTGTATCTCCACGGGCTTTCCGTGCCCTCCGTATGAGATGCGAGCATCCCCGCACCGCGGTATCTTCGCTCGACGAGGCCATACCTCTTCCCCTCCTTCTCGACAAAACTCTCGATCACCCTGCCGGATCGATCGCGCACAAACACCTCGGCCGATCCGTCCGGCGCCACCATGCGAGCGAGCTCGCCAAGTCCGTCGTACTCATAAGAGGTCCGGCTCCCCAGCGCATCCGCCTCGGAGATGAGCCTGCCCTGGACGTCGTATTTCCGGCTCGTGCTCACCCAGCGCGAATTCTTAGGATCCTCGCGCCAGAGCCTCTGCGAGCGCTGCGCGATCATCTCGCCCGCGTACTCGAAACGTTCCTCGGAGAGGAGCACCCCGTCCGCATCCATCCTCTTGATCGCGACGATCCTGCCCGCGCGGTCCCTCGCGTAATCGATCCGGTTTCCCAGCGCATCCGTCTCTGATACGATCTCGCCGAATCCGTTGCGCTCAAGACGCGCGATACCGCCTCCGCCGTCGATGTAAACGATCGCCTCACCGTCGAGGTCCCGCTCCACGCACTCGCGCGACGAAACCTCCGAGCCTGCGCCACGCACGATGCAGCGCATCCTGCCGTCGTCATCGTAGAGATATTCGGTGCGATTCCCCTCCGGCATCGTACTGGACGCGAGCCTGCCCCCTGCATCGTACGCGTATTTGGTGACGAGGCGCGCCTCGCTGGACTCCTGCATGTCCCTCTTGACGAGACGATCCAGGGAGTCGTGCTCAAAACGATGTGCAACGGTCGATCCGGGTCTCTGTATCTCGATCGCGGAGACGTTGTCGTTGGCGTCGAAGCTGTATGCGATCGGCCAGAGGCCTTCGGCCTCTTCCTTCATCACCCCGTTGATGGAGTTGACGACGAACTTCACAGAGGAGCCGTCGGGCCCCGTCTGCTCTATGACGTTGCCGATCGGATCGTACCTGAAGGATTGCGAGGACTGCGCAACAGCTCCGAAGGCGCGCCTGTCGGCGCCCTCCCTCGCGTCCGTAACAACCCGCTTCAGATAACCGCCCCCGTCCCCGTCGTCCTCGACAAAGACGG
Protein-coding sequences here:
- a CDS encoding 3-keto-5-aminohexanoate cleavage protein; its protein translation is MHPLIITAAITGAETTRDMNPNLPITPEEQAREASECVKAGAAVIHLHVRDEKGVATQSLDRFRASIEAIRKACPKETIIQISTGGAVGEPMEKRVAPIVALKPEMASLNLASMNFGDDIFLNHPRDVRALAGEMQKLGVVPEVEVYDAGDVEAARRLVKKGLLKKPVHYQFVMGVDGGLSGELKNLSFMTGLVDPDDTWAVAGIGRYETPCAVAAVAYGGHVRVGFEDNVYFHKGELAKSNAQLVARVARITGEIGRPVASPAEARRLFGIA
- a CDS encoding RHS repeat-associated core domain-containing protein, giving the protein MKRFSAIIIPILLALMSGHSLAVSEIHLASDASQITDTLSLDGVAGFVEGRAREAMRAAMTKEGSDWLCDAFARAVNSSGRGDGPIDLSVLFRQDAGLKSAVQADLKERLKAWLPGKARELIGRDLLGAVLGSEGAEEAMKIAERVAAELDTSLNDKLDAIASDLYDSTLDRVRKELAEKGISQFIDIEDLRGSVRRAFELENVSSLAASNLARVLGEGTVLGIRGRIEDALSGNLPPEAMEALRRGPEAFDRYVEEARARMPGNVLLDFKDSILNRPIIKLPTAAYASMLAAVAAEHYARAYRGAFVDAHELKRAVEVTRVMVWQIENKEAISLTLMQLGAMAGDLAGALGMGVSFDKALAKVTAPLDRVQEKADRIDSMLARPMELAQAELRGLAMQMEAELKKIQEALTAPVRGALANLETEMKRLGEAAADALPFDGVPTSFDELKERLGLPEELLGERGRWRPADAMGETLDKVKGDMAALNERASDLIAQAAADALETTHLLGPAAAIMEIERVPAQEPSDKGPLDPVLLHNGEYVQEVTDLVIPGRGLDFRFARIYRGRSDFKGELGWRWTHSFAERLLPWEDEGRSGLTHVDERGRKFFYAREKDGFSSSSGVLSKLSEVDDGKFLITSVDGVVTEFDSRGRPLSKCERHGNCMVYEYGGDGILAAIVDVFGRRVVFERRDDGFISSIEDFAGRKIRFEYNGHGELIGVRSPAVAEFPKGKLTAYRYETPPEGDPRSHRISMIMDPAGRVFLRNRYDGEGRVIAQRYGDGAWMRVQYAAGTGAIASRAWIVDESGVTTLYEHDSEGHLVRRWRWLGNAYRILEYAGFSDGALAYSCSPSGRCEQYAYDERGLPMMIAERPAGEGPVRATEMKREERFGRIEWVKYPDGLEERTEYSQQSPYDPEARYERCDPDSDWVRKAAFLFDGRGQLLEEKDANNVVTTYEYYSAQDPDGDGVAIVSKDGPVFVEDDGDGGGYLKRVVTDAREGADRRAFGAVAQSSQSFRYDPIGNVIEQTGPDGSSVKFVVNSINGVMKEEAEGLWPIAYSFDANDNVSAIEIQRPGSTVAHRFEHDSLDRLVKRDMQESSEARLVTKYAYDAGGRLASSTMPEGNRTEYLYDDDGRMRCIVRGAGSEVSSRECVERDLDGEAIVYIDGGGGIARLERNGFGEIVSETDALGNRIDYARDRAGRIVAIKRMDADGVLLSEERFEYAGEMIAQRSQRLWREDPKNSRWVSTSRKYDVQGRLISEADALGSRTSYEYDGLGELARMVAPDGSAEVFVRDRSGRVIESFVEKEGKRYGLVERRYRGAGMLASHTEGTESPWRYRYDGMGLLRSAMDPSGIESIFEYDDMGRRIAIARQGDGLKSMAKFGWDGNGRLAAIVDPNGNRTSFEYDAQDRLSIERFADGSEQRSAYDGAGRVSKMINRDGGVMEIERDPAGRMTRRTATQGAPSPFPLPRGESLPAGQAGVRERATIQTFEYDGMGRLLRAFDENDPSDSWDDSEVRIAYDSMSRPIAEGSGDSWIVRSFDDAGRRIALSLPGGGSLYYAYDAAGGLASMMGPKGSVAQISRDPLGNLIAAKMADGVSLSVDRDAWGREISRRYARGDDLLASWKRERDGAGKVVSTNDSLLDATIRYGRDGLGRLTEAASVGAISYGYEYDPAGNVLAMDDGSGVRRMRYNALNQVVSSSSQGGELLFEYDGAGRLISDGEQRYGYDPFGRLSSIITPSELYHRRRYDAFARLVIEGGEGDTYARFIWDGWRLASFYDDEEERFDFAHAEGLAAPLAYLRGDHTSSIVTDGNASARAAVEEGALSQRCDFHPYGEAIDVEVCMGRRHPFGFAGQLHDVADGLVYMRYRHYVPRIAAFATPDPLGYKFPQYADATFEMAPGLSYHAGQGQASRAAIPNRPLGSMESFGAYPFGRWFADGAFDAGVGEINLYAYAQGDPISNWDPWGLASLFFDRDRETMMLFDGEGYLVTEYQAANRTTRPKVDPAVVGGRGPVPDGEFTIGVPEFYSVQYRNDFYRRFGLGHPLPGESRVSGPGWAGVMDGSYNVSQGRIRFRVGAPTGGVDRIAWNRGLFVHGGRYNRHTSRTHGCIRARDDELETLAANFIAFQRQGDAVDMLYVE